A window of Castanea sativa cultivar Marrone di Chiusa Pesio chromosome 1, ASM4071231v1 contains these coding sequences:
- the LOC142613363 gene encoding uncharacterized protein LOC142613363 isoform X3: protein MADDGKANLPNDLSSSKTTDKAIGGNGEDKTLLGLLDESKDQVASESNIPLSPQWLYAKPADAKALTAGILGEVGAPGSLPHGNSTDPSPKDGWRLDGSQEKKDRRRAAPDVEFNRRWREEERDTGILGRRDHRKEDRHADVISTSENRALSSTDRWQDSRSSGHESRRDSKWSSRWGPDDKEKNSRTERRTDIEKEGNDTDKQSFVSSNRAAPERDTDSRDKWRPRHRMEAHAGGSAAHRTAPGFGLERGRVEGANVRFAQGRGRSNSASSTGSVLVNKNNSILGKSGPHEDIYIYPRGKLLDIYRKKKTDPTFNATPDGMEHVSPITQVGSIEPLAFVAPDAEEEVVLGDIWKGKINSSGVSRNSFRGKNGGSNDNITGICDLTLGGLRQSSTSNTEENVESFGVANLNDSCQFPVAMGLKSCGLQFDRIEEHDSYKEDQYLPAAVGVVVTNGLMSTVSEGYDCCSVNEISGPGSTAAELKSSENNQAEEVAILKHFKLKGIESATSFELGSQLPDDSSSLFDFLSLQKTASSNQQPLNNYEEGHPLGSDIPPEEWSLYYLDPQGETQGPFLGVDIIKWFEQGYYGPDLPVRLSDAPDGSSFQELGSVMPHLRFRSRCASSNDLVTNLEPSDAVGGIFGENIAASSSALDYKDCAVISSQKSAPSGHEATSGVSVQSRMPNQGYHSELQYRDDDSFQNFVRKDDEVIFPGRPGSSNGNPLQRPSTDIHSSFSSSIQHPSFANEYSETAMRNHQDDNMHPFGLSLSELKDSCAQSSNMSSSVGDQGHFVDPLVKRDAAFVSQSSFGAMADQPFAETWTSDYRRNKHSNPNFHLGTLDIPHIHHMEQECSAFDMTEHLMPQKLQMEQLHQQNFVSHPFRHVIGLGVENSSGLVLSQSKNPNFQQAVHHPEPDLEHLLALQRHELQLQQQHQLQQQQVHLHEMKLRQQQQQQSQIQQFLHHQISQPGYGQSKVDPLRDNPFDQIQMRKHLLHELQPNSHSLRHLDPMLEQIIQAKVGQNAVQGRQADILDLMLQPKHENTIALEQQFRLQQEQAQVQQLSMTLRQQLGLGGERHNGGPWSVDEAGQFFKNPASHQQAVSARFNAPDFCLQQNRLTSHEEQLRNLSWNHALPEQIQQGVYDPSSMSFGRSMPLPASAPGMNLDSINTSSHCLDLQERQLYRHSDDQLGSFSSCFPSHPQKASDEYYASHLDAIQSCSSGNNGRVENSWIEAQKQQLHLEALRQRMEVEVNVSSVDSNVWASAGGEENSRRGLMDLHQKMVLQSAQSSEIDYRHSVLPSRSQETFLLNSESNYSNFPFNLPPDQQLFLNDSFTERPRDSNSSAFLQDHFVGVAVNEQKFNNLGKSESSPFGSNSGDQSFLLGTNDTSHVGYVNNSLIGKSATDKDLLEVEGNMGKRHGSKGMISTSSSVSEITENLSEKTEKALGRELPFNAHSRHSSLSSAGGDGGGLFNYEMGLDKSLQGEDIGNDRLPSTLTKGFDSAFHTSHDLLLEPASASLVKPKNAMGLEASDGGCELVGDHQASRKKDVHFQRTSSSSDASVSETLFIDMLKKPVLPETDVASGAPSESSDGGIQAGRSGKKKGKKGRQIDPALLGFKVSSNRIMMGEIQRFED from the exons ATGGCTGACGACGGCAAGGCCAATCTGCCAAACGATCTCTCCTCCTCCAAAACGACAG ATAAAGCCATTGGAGGAAATGGTGAGGACAAGACACTTTTGGGGTTGCTCGATGAGTCAAAAG ACCAAGTAGCATCTGAAAGCAATATTCCTCTTTCGCCACAGTGGCTCTATGCTAAACCAGCTGATGCTAAGGCATTAACTGCTGGCATTTTGGGG GAAGTGGGTGCACCTGGTTCTTTGCCCCATGGAAACTCCACAGATCCCAGCCCAAAAGATGGTTGGCGTTTAGATGGGTCTCAGGAAAAGAAAGACCGGAGAAGGGCTGCTCCTGATGTTGAATTCAATCGCCGCTGGCGTGAAGAGGAGAGAGACACTGGCATACTTGGTAGAAGAGATCACAGAAAAGAAGATCGTCATGCAGATGTCATTTCAACTTCTGAGAATAGAGCCTTGTCCTCGACTGATCGCTGGCAAGATAGCCGTAGTTCTGGGCATGAATCCCGGAGAGACAGCAAATGGTCATCAAGGTGGGGTCCTGATGACAAAGAAAAGAATTCTAGAACTGAAAGGAGGACAGATATAGAGAAAGAGGGTAATGACACTGACAAACAATCTTTTGTCAGTAGTAATCGTGCAGCTCCTGAACGTGACACTGATTCTCGTGATAAATGGAGGCCACGCCATCGTATGGAAGCTCATGCAGGTGGCTCGGCAGCACACCGCACTGCACCAGGGTTTGGGTTGGAGAGAGGACGGGTGGAGGGTGCAAATGTGCGATTTGCTCAGGGACGAGGAAGGTCAAACTCTGCATCTTCTACTGGGTCTGTTCTTGTTAATAAGAATAACAGCATACTAGGAAAATCTGGCCCCCATGAAGATATTTATATCTACCCTAGGGGAAAACTTCTAGATATTTATCGTAAGAAAAAGACTGATCCAACATTCAATGCCACGCCTGATGGGATGGAGCATGTATCACCAATAACACAAGTAGGTTCTATTGAGCCATTGGCTTTTGTTGCACCTGATGCGGAGGAAGAG GTTGTACTTGGAGATATATGGAAGGGAAAAATCAATAGCAGTGGAGTGTCACGCAACTCATTTAGAGGCAAGAATGGAGGATCAAATGATAATATCACTG GCATCTGTGATTTGACTCTCGGTGGGCTGAGACAGAGTTCCACTAGTAATACTGAAGAAAATGTTGAATCTTTTGGAGTGGCTAATTTAAATGATTCTTGCCAATTTCCTGTTGCCATGGGGTTGAAATCTTgtggtttacaatttgatagaaTTGAGG AACATGATTCTTATAAAGAAGATCAGTATCTTCCAGCAGCAGTTGGTGTGGTAGTAACCAATGGCTTGATGTCAACAGTTTCAGAGGGCTATGATTGCTGCAGTGTCAATGAGATTAGTGGCCCCGGCAGTACTGCTGCTGAACTCAAATCTAGTGAAAATAACCAGGCAGAAGAAGTTGcaattttgaaacactttaagtTGAAAGGCATTGAGTCAGCTACTTCCTTTGAACTTGGCAGCCAGCTTCCTGACGATTCAagttctttatttgattttctatCTTTACAGAAAACTGCAAGCAGTAATCAGCAACCTTTAAATAACTATGAGGAGGGGCATCCACTGGGAAGTGATATTCCACCTGAGGAATGGAGTTTGTATTATCTTGATCCTCAAGGGGAAACTCAGGGACCTTTTCTGGGAGTTGATATCATTAAGTGGTTTGAACAAGGCTATTATGGACCTGATTTACCAGTTCGCTTGTCAGATGCCCCTGACGGATCATCTTTTCAAGAACTTGGTAGTGTCATGCCACATCTTAGATTTAGATCTAGGTGTGCCTCCAGCAATGATCTGGTTACAAATTTAGAACCATCTGATGCTGTTGGAGGCATCTTCGGAGAGAATATAgctgcttcttcttctgcaCTTGACTATAAAGATTGTGCTGTCATAAGTAGTCAAAAGTCTGCTCCATCTGGACATGAGGCTACCTCAGGTGTTAGTGTTCAGTCAAGAATGCCTAATCAGGGTTATCATTCTGAGCTCCAGTATCGCGATGATGATAGTTTCCAAAATTTTGTTAGAAAAGATGATG AAGTTATCTTTCCTGGAAGGCCTGGAAGTAGCAATGGTAACCCTTTGCAGAGACCCTCTACTGACATTCACAGTTCCTTTTCCAGTTCTATCCAACATCCTTCCTTTGCAAATGAATATTCAGAAACTGCCATGCGTAATCATCAGGATGATAATATGCATCCTTTTGGCCTCTCACTGTCTGAGCTCAAAGACAGTTGTGCTCAATCATCCAATATGTCATCAAGCGTGGGTGATCAGGGTCACTTTGTTGATCCTTTGGTCAAGAGAGATGCCGCTTTTGTGAGTCAGAGCTCCTTTGGTGCTATGGCTGACCAACCTTTTGCTGAGACATGGACCAGTGATTATAGAAGAAATAAACATTCTAACCCTAATTTTCATTTGGGTACTCTAGATATTCCTCACATACATCACATGGAGCAAGAATGCAGTGCTTTTGACATGACAGAGCATCTGATGCCACAAAAACTGCAAATGGAGCAACTTCATCAGCAGAATTTCGTTTCTCATCCCTTCAGACATGTTATAGGGTTGGGTGTTGAGAATTCTTCTGGTTTAGTTTTGTCTCAGAGCAAGAACCCTAATTTCCAGCAGGCAGTCCATCATCCAGAGCCAGATCTGGAACATCTTTTGGCACTTCAGCGGCATGAGCTTCAACTCCAACAACAGCATCAGTTGCAGCAACAGCAGGTTCATCTCCATGAAATGAAACTGCGgcaacaacagcagcagcagtCTCAAATTCAGCAGTTTCTGCATCACCAGATATCTCAGCCTGGTTATGGGCAGTCAAAGGTAGATCCTCTAAGAGACAACCCTTTTGATCAGATTCAAATGAGGAAGCATCTTCTGCATGAGCTGCAGCCGAATTCTCACTCTTTAAGGCACCTTGATCCAATGCTTGAACAGATCATCCAAGCGAAAGTTGGCCAGAATGCCGTCCAAGGCAGGCAGGCTGATATTTTGGACCTTATGTTGCAGCCAAAGCATGAAAATACAATCGCATTAGAACAGCAGTTTCGTCTACAGCAAGAACAGGCGCAGGTGCAGCAACTATCTATGACATTGAGGCAGCAGTTAGGGTTGGGGGGTGAAAGGCATAATGGTGGGCCTTGGTCAGTTGATGAAGCTGGtcagtttttcaaaaatcctGCTAGTCATCAGCAGGCTGTGTCAGCTAGATTTAACGCGCCAGATTTTTGCCTGCAACAGAATAGGCTTACCTCCCATGAGGAGCAACTGAGAAATCTCAGCTGGAATCATGCTTTACCAGAGCAAATTCAGCAAGGTGTTTATGATCCTAGCTCAATGTCCTTCGGGAGATCAATGCCTCTTCCTGCTAGTGCTCCTGGGATGAACTTGGACAGTATAAACACTAGTTCTCACTGTCTAGATCTACAAGAGCGACAACTTTATAGGCATTCTGATGATCAACTcggttctttttcttcttgtttccCATCTCATCCCCAAAAAGCATCTGATGAGTATTATGCTTCTCATCTAGATGCAATTCAGAGCTGCTCCTCTGGGAACAATGGTCGGGTAGAAAATAGCTGGATTGAAGCACAAAAGCAACAATTGCATCTTGAAGCTTTGCGACAAAGAATGGAGGTGGAAGTTAATGTATCTTCTGTAGATTCAAATGTTTGGGCATCTGCAGGAGGTGAAGAGAACTCAAGACGAGGTTTGATGGACCTTCATCAGAAAATGGTTCTTCAATCTGCACAGTCATCTGAAATTGATTATCGACATTCTGTATTACCTTCCCGAAGTCAGGAAACCTTTCTGCTGAATTCAGagtcaaattattcaaattttccttttaatcttCCTCCAGATCAACAATTATTTCTGAATGACTCTTTCACGGAAAGGCCTCGAGATTCCAATTCAAGTGCCTTCTTGCAGGATCACTTTGTTGGTGTGGCTGTGAATGAACAGAAGTTCAACAATTTAGGAAAGAGTGAAAGCTCTCCCTTTGGATCTAATTCTGGAGACCAGTCGTTCTTATTGGGCACTAATGATACTTCTCATGTTGGTTATGTAAATAATAGCCTAATTGGTAAATCAGCTACAGATAAAGATTTATTAGAGGTAGAAGGAAACATGGGGAAGAGACATGGATCGAAGGGTATGATTTCAACGAGCAGTTCAGTTTCAGAGATCACAGAAAACCTGTCAGAGAAAACAGAGAAAGCATTGGGCAGGGAACTACCTTTTAATGCTCATAGTAGGCACAGCTCACTGAGTAGTGCTG GTGGTGATGGTGGAGGCTTATTCAattatgagatgggattagatAAATCACTTCAAGGAGAGGACATTGGTAATGACAG GCTGCCCTCTACTTTAACTAAAGGGTTTGACAGCGCTTTTCATACATCCCATGATTTATTGTTGGAGCCAGCATCAGCTTCTCTTGTCAAGCCAAAAAATGCAATGGGCTTGGAAGCTTCTGATG GTGGGTGTGAGTTAGTCGGTGACCATCAGGCATCTAGGAAGAAGGATGTGCATTTTCAGAGGACCTCGTCTTCCAGTGATGCTTCTGTTTCTGAGACATTATTCATAGACATGCTCAAAAAACCAGTTCTCCCAGAGACTGATGTAGCTAGTGGGGCTCCTTCAGAGTCATCTGACGGTGGCATCCAAGCAGGGCGAAGTGgcaaaaagaaagggaagaaagGAAGACAGATTGATCCTGCCCTCCTTGGCTTTAAAGTCTCCAGCAACCGGATAATGATGGGTGAGATTCAGCGCTTTGAAGATTGA